A DNA window from Zingiber officinale cultivar Zhangliang chromosome 3A, Zo_v1.1, whole genome shotgun sequence contains the following coding sequences:
- the LOC122051879 gene encoding protein NRT1/ PTR FAMILY 5.6-like has translation MEPTNSLEKPQDEGAWVCDSSVDHKGRLPLRSSTGGWRASLFIIAIEFSERLSYFGLASNLILYLTKVLHEDMKTAAKNVNYWNGVTAMMPLVGGFIADAALGRFFTVISSSIIYITGLTLLTLSQLVPRLKPCNATACGSRSMGLHEVVFFLGIYLISLGTGGHKPSLESFGADQFDDNYAEERKQKMSYFNWWNFAVSSGLIFGVTVVPYAHDAVGWWLVDVLLAGILCFSLVVFVAGKSFYRYRPPEGSPFTPMVQVMVAAVAKRGLPLPSDAGELYEAPKAEHSSDRLLCHTNKLRFLDKAAIIEHRDDAAAFVVERSNPWRLATVTQVEELKLIIGMVPIWLSALPFGIVMSQASTFFIKQASIMDRNLGDFEIPAASVYALGAIGMLVTVTLYDKILEPAMRRVTGRERGVSMLKRIGVGMAISSVAMAAAAVVERRRLTASAPVSVFWLVPQYTVMGLGDGFALVGLQEYFYEQVPDGMRSLGIGFYLSVFGAGSFLSSLLITAVDRTTPWIARDLNGSRLDLFYWLVAALNAVNICGFVCLARSYSYKRVLQRKVAVADSPEDDV, from the exons ATGGAACCAACAAATAGCTTGGAGAAGCCACAAGATGAGGGGGCATGGGTGTGTGATTCCTCTGTCGATCATAAAGGAAGACTTCCTCTCAGATCTTCCACTGGAGGTTGGAGGGCATCCTTGTTCATCATAG CAATTGAGTTCAGTGAAAGGCTGAGCTACTTCGGGCTGGCCTCCAACCTCATTCTGTATCTCACCAAGGTGTTGCATGAGGATATGAAAACGGCAGCAAAGAACGTCAATTACTGGAACGGGGTCACCGCCATGATGCCCCTTGTCGGCGGCTTCATCGCCGACGCTGCTCTCGGGAGGTTCTTCACCGTCATTAGTTCCTCTATCATCTACATCACG GGACTCACTTTGTTGACCCTGTCGCAATTAGTCCCTCGCTTGAAACCATGCAACGCAACCGCCTGCGGCAGCAGATCGATGGGCCTCCACGAGGTCGTTTTCTTCTTGGGCATCTACTTGATCTCCCTCGGTACCGGCGGCCACAAACCTTCGTTAGAGAGCTTCGGCGCCGACCAATTCGACGACAACTACGCGGAGGAGCGCAAGCAGAAGATGTCCTACTTCAACTGGTGGAACTTCGCCGTCAGCAGTGGCCTTATTTTCGGCGTCACCGTCGTTCCCTACGCCCATGACGCCGTCGGATGGTGGCTGGTCGATGTCCTGCTCGCGGGCATCCTGTGCTTCAGCCTTGTTGTCTTCGTAGCCGGCAAATCTTTTTACCGGTACCGGCCGCCGGAGGGAAGTCCGTTCACGCCGATGGTGCAGGTTATGGTGGCGGCAGTGGCCAAACGAGGACTTCCTCTGCCGTCGGACGCTGGAGAACTTTACGAGGCTCCTAAAGCAGAGCACTCTAGTGACAGGCTCCTCTGCCACACTAACAAGCTACG ATTTCTCGACAAGGCCGCCATAATCGAGCATAGAGACGACGCTGCCGCCTTCGTCGTCGAGAGATCAAACCCATGGCGGCTGGCAACGGTAACTCAAGTCGAGGAGCTGAAGCTAATAATTGGGATGGTGCCGATATGGCTCTCGGCGCTACCCTTTGGCATAGTCATGTCGCAAGCGTCCACCTTCTTCATCAAACAAGCAAGCATCATGGACCGGAACCTTGGAGACTTCGAAATCCCCGCGGCCTCCGTCTACGCCCTCGGGGCCATCGGAATGCTCGTCACGGTGACGCTGTACGACAAAATCCTGGAGCCGGCGATGCGGAGAGTCACGGGGCGGGAGCGGGGCGTGAGCATGTTGAAGAGGATCGGGGTGGGCATGGCCATCTCGTCGGTGGCGATGGCTGCGGCCGCGGTGGTAGAGCGGAGGCGGCTGACGGCGAGCGCGCCAGTGAGCGTGTTCTGGCTGGTGCCGCAGTACACGGTGATGGGGTTGGGCGACGGGTTCGCGCTGGTGGGGCTGCAGGAGTATTTCTACGAGCAGGTGCCGGACGGGATGCGGAGTTTGGGGATCGGGTTCTACTTGAGCGTCTTCGGGGCGGGCAGCTTCCTCAGCAGCCTCCTCATCACGGCGGTGGACCGGACCACGCCCTGGATCGCCAGGGACTTGAACGGCAGCCGACTGGATTTGTTCTACTGGTTGGTGGCGGCTCTAAACGCCGTCAACATCTGCGGCTTTGTGTGCCTGGCGAGAAGCTACTCTTACAAGAGAGTACTCCAGAGGAAGGTGGCAGTCGCTGATTCCCCTGAAGACGATGTCTGA
- the LOC122050418 gene encoding calcium-dependent protein kinase 20-like, producing MRLSPSAAFVLECTYERREWLSDLRRILPESLCTYIAISANTFALILHHIFCILNITLMIHITDHPWLQNANKAPNVNLGETVRARLQQFSVMNKFKKKALRVIAEHLSVEEIADIKEMFENMDINKKGQINFDELKYGLRKLGHQVANSDVIALLEAVSYC from the exons atgaggttgagtccgagtgcggcgttcGTCTTAGAGTGCACCTACGAACGGCGCGAGTGGTTGTCAGATCTTAGGAGGATTTTGCCAGAGAGTCTCTGCACC TATATTGCAATATCTGCTAATACCTTTGCCTTAATACTGCATCATATCTTCTGTATTCTCAACATTACCCTCATGATTCACATTACAGATCATCCTTGGCTGCAGAATGCCAATAAGGCACCCAATGTAAATCTTGGTGAAACTGTTCGAGCAAGACTCCAGCAATTTTCAGTgatgaataaatttaaaaagaaagctCTTAGG GTGATAGCTGAACACTTGTCTGTGGAGGAGATTGCCGACATAAAGGAAATGTTTGAGAATATGGATATCAACAAAAAAGGGCAGATAAATTTTGATGAGTTAAAGTATGGTTTGCGCAAGCTCGGACACCAGGTTGCTAATTCAGATGTCATAGCATTATTGGAAGCAGTAAGTTATTGCTGA